One Amorphoplanes digitatis genomic window carries:
- a CDS encoding TetR/AcrR family transcriptional regulator encodes MTLENGVRTAAHEVPGVAPVDAGDAPRRGRPRRGRPGHDLGAVLAAAVRLFNERGYEATSMDDVAKRLGITKSSLYHHVAGKQELLRIAVDHALDGLDDAIAGVEADAPAIDRLEALIRGSVLVLAERLEYVTLLLRVRGNTAVEQQALLRRRVFDAEVTRLVELAQAEGAIRRDVDAATAARLLFGMVNSLIEWYRPRRGGADELADAVTIVAFDGLRTRR; translated from the coding sequence ATGACGCTTGAGAACGGTGTGCGCACCGCCGCGCACGAGGTGCCCGGCGTGGCCCCGGTCGACGCCGGCGACGCACCCCGGCGCGGCCGCCCCCGGCGCGGCCGCCCCGGCCACGACCTCGGCGCGGTCCTCGCCGCCGCGGTGCGGCTGTTCAACGAGCGCGGCTACGAGGCGACGAGCATGGACGACGTCGCCAAGCGCCTCGGCATCACCAAGTCGAGCCTCTATCACCACGTCGCCGGCAAGCAGGAGCTGCTGCGGATCGCGGTCGACCACGCGCTGGACGGCCTCGACGACGCGATCGCCGGCGTCGAGGCGGACGCGCCCGCCATCGACCGCCTCGAGGCGCTCATCCGCGGCAGCGTGCTCGTGCTCGCCGAACGCCTGGAGTACGTGACACTGCTGCTGCGCGTACGCGGGAACACCGCGGTGGAGCAGCAGGCCCTGCTGCGCCGCCGGGTCTTCGACGCCGAGGTCACCAGGCTCGTCGAGCTCGCGCAGGCCGAGGGCGCCATCCGCCGCGACGTGGACGCGGCCACCGCCGCCCGCCTGCTGTTCGGCATGGTCAACTCGCTGATCGAGTGGTACCGCCCGCGGCGCGGCGGCGCGGACGAACTCGCCGACGCCGTCACCATCGTCGCCTTCGACGGCCTGCGCACGCGGCGATGA
- a CDS encoding enoyl-CoA hydratase/isomerase family protein — translation MSSPATIAVEELDDRVVVTLHRPQARNAINAAMISELHDVCAGLEDNPRLLLLTGAGGVFAAGADIAELRARGRDQALRGINSRLFDRIARLPMPTVAAVDGYALGGGAELAYACDIRLASPAATFGNPEPGLGILAAAGATWRLRDLVGASVAKQVLLAGRRLAAEDAWRLGLVAEIVPADDLLKRAHALLDRMARSGALALRLTKLVTDAPGGHPVTDDLAQAILFETQEKHTRMDAFLSGERS, via the coding sequence ATGAGCTCGCCCGCCACCATCGCGGTGGAAGAACTCGACGACCGCGTGGTGGTGACGCTGCACCGGCCGCAGGCCCGCAACGCCATCAACGCCGCGATGATCAGCGAGCTGCACGACGTCTGCGCCGGCCTGGAGGACAACCCGAGGCTGCTGCTGCTCACCGGCGCCGGCGGCGTGTTCGCCGCCGGCGCCGACATCGCCGAGCTGCGGGCCCGCGGCCGCGACCAGGCGCTGCGGGGCATCAACAGCCGCCTGTTCGACCGCATCGCCCGGCTGCCGATGCCGACGGTGGCCGCGGTCGACGGCTACGCGCTCGGCGGGGGCGCCGAGCTGGCGTACGCGTGCGACATCCGGCTGGCGTCGCCGGCCGCGACGTTCGGCAACCCCGAACCGGGCCTGGGCATCCTCGCCGCGGCCGGCGCCACGTGGCGGCTGCGCGACCTCGTAGGCGCCTCGGTGGCCAAGCAGGTTCTGCTCGCCGGCCGGCGTCTCGCCGCCGAGGACGCCTGGCGGCTCGGCCTGGTCGCCGAGATCGTGCCCGCCGACGACCTGCTCAAGCGGGCGCACGCGCTGCTCGACCGGATGGCGCGCTCCGGAGCGCTGGCGCTGCGGCTGACCAAGCTGGTCACCGACGCGCCCGGCGGCCACCCGGTCACCGACGATCTCGCACAGGCGATCCTCTTCGAGACCCAGGAGAAGCACACCCGCATGGACGCCTTCCTGTCCGGAGAACGGTCATGA
- the paaK gene encoding phenylacetate--CoA ligase PaaK, producing the protein MQDRTPSPAELDPIERASLDELRALQLERLRWSLWHAYDNVPRYRAMFDAAGAHPGDVRELGDLAAFPFTDKAVLRDNYPFGMFAVPREQISRLHASSGTTGRPTVVGYTADDVRTWARLVARSIRAAGGRRGDRVHVAYGYGLFTGGLGAHYGAEELGCTVIPVSGGMTERQVMLINDFEPDIIMVTPSYMLAIVDEMRRQGIDPRGTSLAVGIFGAEPWTEDLRGEIERQLDIHAVDIYGLSEVMGPGVASECVETKDGLHVWEDHFYPEIIDPVTGEVLPDGETGELVFTSLSRQAMPVVRYRTRDLTRLLPGTARPMRRIEKITGRSDDMIILRGVNLFPTQIEELILRVPQLAPHFQCLLTREGRLDALTVRVERRTGVEPAAAELAGRELAALVKNTIGVSLAVDVIEPDGVERSMGKMRRIIDHR; encoded by the coding sequence ATGCAGGACCGCACCCCGAGCCCGGCGGAGCTGGACCCGATCGAGCGCGCGTCGCTCGACGAGCTGCGCGCGCTGCAACTCGAACGCCTGCGCTGGTCGCTGTGGCACGCCTACGACAACGTGCCGCGGTACCGCGCGATGTTCGACGCGGCGGGAGCGCACCCCGGCGACGTGCGCGAACTGGGCGACCTGGCCGCGTTCCCGTTCACCGACAAGGCCGTGCTCCGGGACAACTACCCGTTCGGCATGTTCGCCGTACCCCGGGAACAGATCTCCCGCCTGCACGCCTCCTCCGGCACCACCGGGCGGCCCACCGTCGTCGGCTACACCGCCGACGACGTCCGGACCTGGGCCCGGCTGGTGGCCCGCTCCATCCGCGCCGCCGGCGGCCGCCGCGGCGACCGCGTGCACGTCGCGTACGGGTACGGGCTGTTCACCGGAGGGCTCGGCGCGCACTACGGCGCCGAGGAGCTGGGCTGCACCGTCATCCCGGTGTCCGGCGGCATGACCGAGCGCCAGGTCATGCTGATCAACGACTTCGAGCCCGACATCATCATGGTCACGCCCAGCTACATGCTCGCCATCGTCGACGAGATGCGCCGGCAGGGCATCGACCCGCGCGGCACGTCCCTGGCCGTCGGCATCTTCGGCGCCGAGCCCTGGACCGAGGACCTGCGCGGGGAGATCGAGCGCCAACTCGACATCCACGCCGTCGACATCTACGGCCTCTCCGAGGTCATGGGCCCCGGCGTCGCGAGCGAGTGCGTGGAGACAAAGGACGGCCTGCACGTCTGGGAGGACCACTTCTACCCCGAGATCATCGACCCGGTCACCGGCGAGGTGCTGCCGGACGGCGAGACCGGCGAGCTGGTGTTCACGTCCCTGAGCAGGCAGGCCATGCCGGTCGTGCGGTACCGCACCCGGGACCTGACCCGGCTGCTGCCGGGCACCGCCCGCCCGATGCGCCGCATCGAGAAGATCACCGGCCGCAGCGACGACATGATCATTCTGCGCGGCGTCAACCTGTTCCCCACCCAGATCGAGGAGCTGATCCTGCGCGTACCGCAGCTCGCCCCGCACTTCCAGTGCCTGCTCACCCGCGAGGGCCGCCTCGACGCCCTGACCGTACGGGTCGAGCGCCGCACCGGCGTCGAGCCGGCCGCGGCGGAGCTGGCCGGCCGGGAGCTCGCCGCCCTGGTGAAGAACACCATCGGGGTGAGCCTCGCGGTGGACGTGATCGAGCCCGACGGCGTCGAGCGCTCCATGGGCAAGATGCGCCGCATCATCGATCACCGTTAG
- a CDS encoding 3-hydroxyacyl-CoA dehydrogenase family protein, translating to MTAVPKIVGVIGGGRMGAGIAQVFAAAGASVTIVERDPAAGVAALERVGTSLRRAAERGKLTGDAAQVLDRVGLAGEVADLPAADLIVEAVPEDPALKIRVLAAAEAVAGEHTVLATNTSSLSIAGLAEGLRRPAALVGMHFFNPVPASDLVEIVVGPQTAEAVRDAAHAWALGLGKTAILVRDSPGFATSRLGVLLGLEAIRMLEEGVADAESIDRAMELGYRHPMGPLRSTDLVGLDVRLAIAEHLHRELGERFAPPQLLRDKVARGELGRKTGQGFHTWEVNR from the coding sequence ATGACCGCCGTGCCGAAGATCGTCGGCGTCATCGGCGGCGGGCGGATGGGCGCGGGCATCGCCCAGGTCTTCGCCGCCGCCGGCGCCTCGGTGACCATCGTCGAGCGGGACCCGGCCGCGGGCGTCGCCGCCCTGGAGCGGGTCGGCACCAGCCTGCGCCGCGCCGCCGAGCGTGGCAAGCTCACCGGGGACGCCGCGCAGGTCCTGGACCGCGTCGGCCTCGCCGGCGAGGTCGCGGACCTGCCGGCCGCCGACCTGATCGTCGAGGCGGTGCCCGAGGACCCGGCGCTCAAGATCCGCGTGCTGGCCGCCGCCGAGGCGGTCGCCGGCGAGCACACCGTGCTCGCCACCAACACCAGCTCGCTGTCGATCGCGGGCCTCGCCGAGGGCCTGCGCCGCCCGGCGGCCCTGGTCGGCATGCACTTCTTCAACCCGGTGCCGGCCAGCGACCTCGTCGAGATCGTGGTCGGGCCGCAGACCGCCGAGGCGGTCCGCGACGCCGCCCATGCCTGGGCGCTCGGCCTCGGCAAGACCGCCATTCTGGTACGCGACTCGCCCGGCTTCGCCACCAGCCGCCTCGGCGTCCTGCTCGGCCTCGAGGCCATCCGGATGCTCGAGGAGGGCGTCGCCGACGCGGAGTCGATCGACCGGGCGATGGAGCTCGGCTACCGGCACCCGATGGGCCCGCTGCGCTCCACCGACCTCGTCGGCCTCGACGTGCGGCTCGCGATCGCCGAGCACCTGCACCGCGAGCTCGGCGAGCGGTTCGCGCCGCCGCAACTTCTGCGTGACAAGGTGGCCCGTGGAGAGCTGGGCCGCAAGACCGGACAGGGCTTCCACACCTGGGAGGTGAACCGATGA
- a CDS encoding thiolase family protein has translation MPEAYLVGGVRTPQGKYGGALAGVRPDDLAGLVVAAAVSRGGVPGEAVDEVILGAANQAGEDNRNVARMAVLLAGLPDVVPGYTVNRLCASGLTAIVSAAQAVRSGEADVIVAGGVESMTRAPWVMAKPGTPWARPGEVVDSSLGWRFTNPAFAAHDRGAGTGPEDRRVTLAMGETAEEVASLDGITRADSDAFALRSHERAVAAIDAGRFDAEIVGVPVKDGRFTTDEIPRRGGSLDKLGTLRPVFRAGGVVTAASSSPLSDGAAAVVVASEAAVKRYGLTPRARIVTSASAGVPPQIMGLGPVPATEKALARAGWAVGDVSAVELNEAFAVQSLAVIRRLKLDEDLVNADGGAIALGHPLGCSGARLTVTLLGRMEREEARRGLATLCVGVGQGVAMLLERA, from the coding sequence ATGCCTGAGGCCTACCTGGTCGGCGGCGTCCGCACCCCGCAGGGTAAGTACGGCGGCGCGCTCGCCGGCGTGCGCCCCGACGACCTGGCCGGGCTCGTCGTCGCCGCGGCCGTCAGCCGCGGCGGCGTGCCCGGCGAGGCCGTCGACGAGGTGATCCTCGGCGCGGCGAACCAGGCCGGCGAGGACAACCGCAACGTGGCGCGGATGGCCGTGCTGCTCGCGGGCCTGCCCGACGTCGTGCCCGGCTACACCGTCAACCGGCTCTGCGCCAGCGGCCTGACCGCGATCGTCTCGGCCGCACAGGCGGTACGCAGCGGCGAGGCCGACGTGATCGTGGCCGGCGGCGTCGAGTCCATGACCCGCGCGCCGTGGGTCATGGCCAAGCCCGGCACGCCGTGGGCGCGCCCCGGCGAGGTCGTGGACTCGTCGCTGGGCTGGCGCTTCACCAACCCGGCGTTCGCGGCACACGACCGCGGCGCCGGCACCGGCCCCGAGGACCGCCGGGTCACCCTGGCGATGGGGGAGACGGCCGAGGAGGTCGCCTCCCTCGACGGCATCACCCGCGCGGACAGCGACGCGTTCGCGCTGCGCAGCCACGAGCGGGCCGTCGCGGCGATCGACGCCGGCCGCTTCGACGCCGAGATCGTCGGTGTTCCGGTCAAGGACGGCCGGTTCACCACCGACGAGATCCCGCGCCGCGGCGGCAGCCTCGACAAGCTGGGCACGCTGCGCCCGGTCTTCCGCGCCGGTGGCGTGGTCACCGCCGCGTCGTCGTCGCCGCTCTCCGACGGCGCCGCCGCCGTGGTGGTGGCGAGCGAGGCGGCGGTCAAGCGCTACGGCCTGACACCGCGCGCCCGCATCGTCACGTCCGCGAGCGCCGGCGTGCCGCCGCAGATCATGGGCCTCGGCCCGGTGCCCGCCACCGAGAAGGCCCTCGCACGGGCCGGCTGGGCCGTCGGCGACGTCTCCGCGGTCGAGCTCAACGAGGCCTTCGCGGTGCAGTCCCTGGCGGTCATCCGGCGGCTGAAGCTGGACGAGGACCTGGTCAACGCAGACGGCGGCGCCATCGCGCTGGGCCACCCGCTGGGCTGCTCCGGCGCACGCCTGACCGTCACCCTGCTCGGCCGGATGGAGCGCGAGGAGGCCCGCCGCGGCCTCGCCACGCTCTGCGTCGGCGTCGGCCAGGGCGTCGCCATGCTCCTGGAGCGCGCCTGA
- the paaN gene encoding phenylacetic acid degradation protein PaaN: MTTPAEYYETHRELLDKAIEAAATREYWSAYPESPSKSVYGEDAAPAGERAFQALLGTDFPIEVPGATGTAATERSPYGIALGIRYPKGDPAALVAAARAAMPAWRAVGPQGRAGVAAEILRRINGRIFELAHAVQHTTGQAFVMAFQAGGAHAQDRGLEAVAVALAESTRIPATAVWGKPQRGTDPLRLAKTSTVVGRGVALVIGCNTFPTWNGYPGLFASLVTGNAVIVKPHPGAVLPLAITVQIAREVLAEAGQDANLVTLAVEEPGEGIAATLATHRDVRIVDFTGSSEFGNWLEANARQAVVYTEKSGLNTVIVDSTDDYKGLLRNLAFSLSLYSGQMCTTPQNLLVPSGGIETDAGHRSVEEFGADLATALDKLLGDPKRAAGTLGAIVNDGVLARLTEAGGAPGVIHASATVTDEGFPSATIRTPVVLRVDAADEKTYTREWFGPISFVIATGSTRHSLELFTETVRDHGALSASVYSTSPEVLEAAREAALEAGVHLSQNLTGGVFVNQTAAFSDLHGTPANPAATASLSDSHFVTGRFFTLQSRHHVAEQADA, encoded by the coding sequence ATGACAACCCCCGCCGAGTACTACGAGACGCACCGCGAGCTGCTCGACAAGGCGATCGAGGCGGCAGCCACGCGCGAATACTGGTCGGCATACCCCGAGTCGCCCAGCAAATCCGTGTACGGCGAGGACGCCGCCCCCGCCGGCGAGCGGGCGTTCCAGGCGCTGCTCGGCACGGACTTCCCGATCGAGGTGCCCGGCGCGACCGGCACCGCGGCGACCGAGCGCTCGCCGTACGGGATCGCCCTCGGCATCCGTTATCCCAAGGGCGACCCGGCCGCGCTCGTCGCCGCCGCCCGCGCCGCCATGCCGGCCTGGCGCGCCGTCGGCCCGCAGGGGCGGGCCGGCGTGGCCGCCGAGATCCTGCGGCGGATCAACGGCCGCATCTTCGAGCTGGCGCACGCCGTGCAGCACACCACCGGCCAGGCGTTCGTCATGGCCTTCCAGGCCGGCGGCGCGCACGCGCAGGACCGCGGCCTGGAGGCCGTCGCGGTCGCGCTCGCCGAGTCGACCCGCATCCCGGCCACCGCGGTCTGGGGCAAGCCGCAGCGCGGCACCGACCCGCTGCGCCTGGCCAAGACCAGCACCGTCGTCGGCCGCGGCGTCGCGCTCGTGATCGGCTGCAACACGTTCCCGACCTGGAACGGCTACCCCGGCCTGTTCGCGAGCCTGGTCACCGGCAACGCCGTGATCGTCAAGCCGCACCCGGGCGCGGTCCTGCCGCTGGCCATCACCGTGCAGATCGCCCGCGAGGTGCTCGCCGAGGCCGGCCAGGACGCCAACCTGGTGACCCTCGCGGTCGAGGAGCCCGGCGAGGGCATCGCCGCGACCCTGGCCACCCACCGCGACGTGCGCATCGTCGACTTCACCGGCTCCAGCGAGTTCGGCAACTGGCTGGAGGCCAACGCACGCCAGGCGGTCGTCTACACCGAGAAGTCCGGCCTCAACACCGTCATCGTCGACTCCACCGACGACTACAAGGGGTTGCTGCGCAACCTGGCCTTCTCCCTCTCGCTCTACAGCGGCCAGATGTGCACCACCCCGCAGAACCTGCTCGTGCCGTCCGGCGGCATCGAGACGGACGCGGGCCACCGCAGCGTCGAGGAGTTCGGCGCCGACCTGGCGACCGCGCTGGACAAGCTGCTCGGCGACCCCAAGCGGGCGGCCGGCACCCTCGGCGCGATCGTCAACGACGGCGTGCTGGCCCGGCTGACCGAGGCCGGCGGCGCGCCCGGTGTCATCCACGCCTCCGCGACCGTGACCGACGAGGGGTTCCCGAGCGCCACCATCCGGACGCCGGTCGTGCTGCGCGTCGACGCCGCCGACGAGAAGACCTACACCCGCGAGTGGTTCGGGCCGATCTCGTTCGTCATCGCCACCGGCTCCACCCGGCACAGCCTCGAGCTGTTCACCGAGACCGTCCGGGACCACGGCGCGCTGTCCGCGTCGGTCTACTCGACCTCGCCGGAGGTGCTCGAGGCGGCCCGCGAGGCCGCGCTCGAGGCCGGCGTGCACCTGTCGCAGAACCTCACCGGCGGCGTGTTCGTCAACCAGACCGCCGCGTTCAGCGACCTGCACGGCACCCCGGCGAACCCCGCCGCGACCGCGTCGCTGAGCGACTCGCACTTCGTCACCGGCCGCTTCTTCACGCTCCAGTCGCGCCACCACGTCGCGGAGCAGGCCGATGCCTGA